A window from Carassius gibelio isolate Cgi1373 ecotype wild population from Czech Republic chromosome B3, carGib1.2-hapl.c, whole genome shotgun sequence encodes these proteins:
- the LOC127951917 gene encoding uncharacterized protein LOC127951917 isoform X2 encodes MADECLHSVQLELEAVGKQIRDLEQRQAKLRERRAALESSRADAHKSGVSIQRAVNSPTTSTPCVSLRRPGAPRTRSSQMSFTATPGHHGPWVHPQRRTRAGSRATTSPPPAFELSIQNRFAPLRETGRDAVIIGDSIVRHIPAILKDGESPRAVVLHAGVNDTTLRQTETLKRDFRSLIETVRSTTPTATIVVSGPLPTYRRGHERFSRLFALNEWLLSWCKEQKLLFVNNWNLFWERPRLFRADGLHPSRIGAELLSDNISRTLRSM; translated from the exons atggcggatgaatgtctccactctgtgcagctcgagctcgaggccgtggggaagcagattcgcgacctggaacagaggcaggccaagctgagagagcggagagccgcgctggaatcatcccgggctgacgctcacaagtccggggtaagtatacagcgtgctgttaacagtcccaccacgtctactccgtgtgtttctctgcgcaggcccggtgcacccaggacgcgatcttcccagatgtccttcactgcgacgccgggacaccacggaccctgggtgcatccacagcggaggacgcgagccgggtcccgggcgactacttctccccctcctgccttcgagctctccatccagaaccgcttcgctcccctccgcgagacaggacgcgacgctgtgatcatcggagactccatcgtccgacac atacccgcgatcctgaaggacggcgagagccccagagcggtcgtgcttcacgccggggttaacgacaccacgctgcggcagacggagacgctgaagagggacttcaggagcctgatcgagacggttcgcagcacgacgcccacggcgacgatcgtcgtgtcaggaccactgcccacgtatcgacgaggacacgaaaggttcagtagactttttgctttaaatgaatggttgttgtcatggtgtaaagaacagaaactgctatttgttaataactggaatcttttctgggagcgtcctagactgtttcgcgctgatggattacaccccagcagaattggagcggagcttctctctgacaacatctccaggacacttcgctccatgtga
- the LOC127951917 gene encoding uncharacterized protein LOC127951917 isoform X3 — protein MSFTATPGHHGPWVHPQRRTRAGSRATTSPPPAFELSIQNRFAPLRETGRDAVIIGDSIVRHVSATLAEGKVHTHCLPGARVLDVSAQIPAILKDGESPRAVVLHAGVNDTTLRQTETLKRDFRSLIETVRSTTPTATIVVSGPLPTYRRGHERFSRLFALNEWLLSWCKEQKLLFVNNWNLFWERPRLFRADGLHPSRIGAELLSDNISRTLRSM, from the coding sequence atgtccttcactgcgacgccgggacaccacggaccctgggtgcatccacagcggaggacgcgagccgggtcccgggcgactacttctccccctcctgccttcgagctctccatccagaaccgcttcgctcccctccgcgagacaggacgcgacgctgtgatcatcggagactccatcgtccgacacgtaagtgctacgttagccgaaggtaaagtgcacactcattgtttgcctggtgctcgtgttctcgatgtttctgcgcagatacccgcgatcctgaaggacggcgagagccccagagcggtcgtgcttcacgccggggttaacgacaccacgctgcggcagacggagacgctgaagagggacttcaggagcctgatcgagacggttcgcagcacgacgcccacggcgacgatcgtcgtgtcaggaccactgcccacgtatcgacgaggacacgaaaggttcagtagactttttgctttaaatgaatggttgttgtcatggtgtaaagaacagaaactgctatttgttaataactggaatcttttctgggagcgtcctagactgtttcgcgctgatggattacaccccagcagaattggagcggagcttctctctgacaacatctccaggacacttcgctccatgtga
- the LOC127951917 gene encoding uncharacterized protein LOC127951917 isoform X1, with translation MADECLHSVQLELEAVGKQIRDLEQRQAKLRERRAALESSRADAHKSGVSIQRAVNSPTTSTPCVSLRRPGAPRTRSSQMSFTATPGHHGPWVHPQRRTRAGSRATTSPPPAFELSIQNRFAPLRETGRDAVIIGDSIVRHVSATLAEGKVHTHCLPGARVLDVSAQIPAILKDGESPRAVVLHAGVNDTTLRQTETLKRDFRSLIETVRSTTPTATIVVSGPLPTYRRGHERFSRLFALNEWLLSWCKEQKLLFVNNWNLFWERPRLFRADGLHPSRIGAELLSDNISRTLRSM, from the coding sequence atggcggatgaatgtctccactctgtgcagctcgagctcgaggccgtggggaagcagattcgcgacctggaacagaggcaggccaagctgagagagcggagagccgcgctggaatcatcccgggctgacgctcacaagtccggggtaagtatacagcgtgctgttaacagtcccaccacgtctactccgtgtgtttctctgcgcaggcccggtgcacccaggacgcgatcttcccagatgtccttcactgcgacgccgggacaccacggaccctgggtgcatccacagcggaggacgcgagccgggtcccgggcgactacttctccccctcctgccttcgagctctccatccagaaccgcttcgctcccctccgcgagacaggacgcgacgctgtgatcatcggagactccatcgtccgacacgtaagtgctacgttagccgaaggtaaagtgcacactcattgtttgcctggtgctcgtgttctcgatgtttctgcgcagatacccgcgatcctgaaggacggcgagagccccagagcggtcgtgcttcacgccggggttaacgacaccacgctgcggcagacggagacgctgaagagggacttcaggagcctgatcgagacggttcgcagcacgacgcccacggcgacgatcgtcgtgtcaggaccactgcccacgtatcgacgaggacacgaaaggttcagtagactttttgctttaaatgaatggttgttgtcatggtgtaaagaacagaaactgctatttgttaataactggaatcttttctgggagcgtcctagactgtttcgcgctgatggattacaccccagcagaattggagcggagcttctctctgacaacatctccaggacacttcgctccatgtga